A stretch of the Streptosporangium sp. NBC_01755 genome encodes the following:
- a CDS encoding TetR/AcrR family transcriptional regulator, with translation MSIQVRRARERAERERLIVTTARKLAESEGWDAVTTRRLAEEIEYSQPVLYSHFKGKDAIMAAVAVEGFADLAAELCAARTSATDPRQALAAVGAAYAAFAERRPALYDAMFTHTVDLPFATPEAPPALQAAFGGLREAVRPLVRDDDLETLTETIWSGLHGLLMLMRSGRLRREDHERRLALLLSRFS, from the coding sequence ATGTCGATTCAGGTGCGCCGGGCACGCGAGCGGGCAGAGCGGGAGCGGTTGATCGTCACGACCGCGCGAAAACTGGCCGAATCCGAAGGCTGGGACGCGGTGACCACGCGGCGGCTCGCCGAGGAGATCGAGTACAGCCAGCCGGTCCTCTACAGCCACTTCAAGGGCAAGGACGCCATCATGGCGGCGGTCGCGGTGGAGGGCTTCGCCGACCTCGCCGCCGAACTGTGCGCGGCCCGTACGTCGGCGACCGACCCCCGGCAGGCCCTCGCCGCCGTCGGCGCAGCGTACGCCGCGTTCGCCGAGCGGCGGCCCGCGCTGTACGACGCGATGTTCACCCACACCGTCGACCTGCCGTTCGCCACCCCCGAAGCACCGCCCGCCCTGCAGGCAGCCTTTGGCGGGCTGCGCGAGGCCGTGCGGCCTCTGGTACGAGACGACGACCTGGAGACGCTCACCGAGACCATCTGGAGCGGGCTGCACGGGCTCCTCATGCTCATGCGCAGCGGCAGGCTCCGGCGTGAGGATCACGAGCGGAGGCTGGCACTGCTGCTCAGCCGCTTCTCTTGA
- a CDS encoding CDP-archaeol synthase translates to MDSFAVNSCGLHCFYLYSAQALYLFAPLAVGMVVLGVALRFDSVRWLRRPVDGGLTIRGRRLFGANKTWLGVLCGLVGCVVGVAAQAAVGGRAGDIALIDYRADIVLPLGATLSLGATSGELINSFVKRQLDVPPGRPGPRRWRALLHVVDQVDALVTL, encoded by the coding sequence TTGGACAGCTTTGCGGTGAACAGCTGTGGCCTGCACTGTTTTTACCTGTACAGCGCCCAGGCGCTCTACCTGTTCGCTCCGCTCGCCGTCGGCATGGTGGTGCTCGGCGTCGCGCTTCGGTTCGATTCCGTGCGGTGGCTTCGGCGGCCGGTCGACGGGGGTCTGACCATACGGGGGCGGCGCCTCTTCGGCGCGAACAAGACCTGGCTCGGGGTGCTGTGCGGCTTGGTGGGCTGCGTCGTGGGAGTGGCGGCACAGGCCGCTGTCGGTGGCCGGGCCGGTGACATCGCGCTCATTGACTACCGCGCCGACATCGTCCTGCCACTGGGGGCGACGCTAAGTCTGGGGGCGACATCCGGTGAGTTGATCAACTCCTTTGTCAAGCGTCAACTGGATGTGCCGCCGGGGCGACCCGGCCCTCGACGGTGGAGAGCATTACTGCATGTCGTGGACCAGGTGGACGCCTTGGTAACGCTCTGA
- a CDS encoding PEP-utilizing enzyme yields MPGDDNWPVQGTDRSHDFDVWTRANVGELWPDPVSPLVASVAPEIITNAVRHSFRSLHAPFLDEISWARRIYGRIYYNEGALVHLLEHELGLPPALMDRGRGNSGFTGSRDGRVRPWRLLRHLPTLARPATRQRGTARELRALIPRIDRWAAEFDVRDHDGRTDAELWSAAQLWLTRTSDAMKLQNDMSGVSLTAIAMLERLTTRWFDRPEMTYWLIGGLSGIRSAELGAALSRIAHAVHEARLVQEILGTDAVTALSRLRELPAAEPVLRLLDEFLDEHGYRCANEAEWLYPRWRDAPELVIELLAGYLTPGEDDLATSTAIQRRHRAEAVAWANAHLGPIRRRMFHSVLLRAHDAIRLRDNGKDSAIKASYPARQIAVRFGQRWTGHGWLAAVNDVFFLTLDDIIRVIQHGSPAAAGLNLIDLVRLRRQTFTAWFDVEAPDVVSADGTPLSPSPAAPDASPGAVPGASPATPGASPGAMPAQGRPLTGIAGSVRGTARVVLDPRAAARIRRGEILVTRSTDVGWTAVFPLLGGLITEIGGQLSHAAILAREYGLPAVVNVYGATKVIKDGQQVSIDGLTGRIHLLGDVPAASYDAPDVPGSKESR; encoded by the coding sequence GTGCCAGGTGACGACAACTGGCCGGTCCAAGGCACCGACCGGTCGCACGACTTTGACGTCTGGACCCGTGCCAACGTCGGCGAGCTGTGGCCCGACCCGGTAAGCCCGCTGGTCGCCTCGGTGGCTCCCGAGATCATCACCAACGCGGTGCGCCACTCCTTCAGGTCGCTCCACGCGCCGTTCTTGGACGAGATCAGCTGGGCCCGGCGCATCTACGGGCGCATTTACTACAACGAGGGCGCGCTCGTGCACCTTCTGGAGCACGAACTCGGCCTGCCGCCCGCGCTCATGGATCGGGGCCGCGGCAACAGCGGGTTCACCGGGTCAAGGGACGGCCGGGTACGCCCATGGCGGCTGCTGCGCCACCTGCCGACGCTGGCCCGGCCGGCGACCCGGCAGCGCGGCACCGCTCGCGAGCTCCGCGCGCTGATTCCGCGCATCGACCGCTGGGCCGCCGAGTTCGATGTGCGCGACCACGACGGCCGGACCGACGCCGAACTCTGGTCGGCGGCCCAACTCTGGCTGACCCGGACCAGCGACGCGATGAAGCTGCAAAACGACATGAGCGGGGTGTCCCTCACCGCGATCGCCATGCTGGAGCGGCTGACGACCCGCTGGTTCGACCGCCCCGAGATGACGTACTGGCTGATCGGAGGGCTGTCCGGAATCAGGTCGGCCGAGCTCGGCGCCGCGCTGTCCCGGATCGCGCATGCGGTTCACGAAGCCCGGCTCGTCCAGGAGATACTCGGCACGGACGCCGTGACCGCACTGTCCCGGCTGCGGGAGCTGCCCGCTGCCGAGCCGGTCCTGCGGCTGCTCGACGAGTTCCTGGACGAACACGGCTACCGGTGCGCCAACGAGGCCGAATGGCTCTATCCGCGCTGGCGTGACGCGCCGGAACTCGTCATCGAGCTACTCGCCGGCTATCTGACCCCGGGCGAGGACGACCTCGCCACGAGCACGGCGATCCAGCGCCGGCACCGGGCGGAGGCGGTCGCCTGGGCAAACGCTCACCTCGGCCCGATCCGCCGGCGGATGTTCCACTCCGTACTACTCCGGGCACACGATGCCATCCGGCTCCGTGACAACGGGAAGGACTCGGCGATCAAGGCGTCCTACCCTGCTCGCCAGATCGCCGTCCGCTTCGGCCAACGCTGGACCGGACACGGCTGGCTGGCAGCCGTGAACGACGTGTTCTTCCTCACCCTGGACGACATCATCCGGGTGATCCAGCATGGTTCACCCGCGGCGGCCGGCCTGAACCTCATCGACCTGGTTCGCCTGCGGCGCCAGACGTTCACCGCTTGGTTCGACGTCGAGGCTCCTGATGTCGTCAGCGCCGACGGGACCCCGCTCAGCCCTTCTCCCGCCGCGCCAGACGCTTCTCCGGGGGCCGTGCCAGGCGCTTCTCCCGCCACGCCAGGCGCTTCTCCGGGTGCCATGCCGGCACAAGGCCGCCCCCTCACCGGTATCGCCGGCAGCGTACGGGGCACCGCCCGCGTCGTCTTGGATCCACGGGCGGCGGCCCGGATACGGCGCGGTGAGATCCTGGTGACCCGATCCACCGACGTCGGCTGGACCGCCGTCTTCCCGCTACTGGGCGGCCTGATCACCGAGATCGGCGGACAGCTTTCGCACGCGGCCATCCTGGCCCGCGAGTACGGCCTGCCCGCCGTGGTCAACGTGTACGGCGCGACCAAGGTGATCAAGGACGGGCAGCAGGTGAGCATCGACGGACTGACCGGCCGGATACACCTTCTTGGAGACGTACCGGCCGCGAGCTACGACGCTCCGGACGTTCCAGGTTCGAAGGAAAGCCGTTGA
- the pgsA gene encoding phosphatidylinositol phosphate synthase: MRAAEVITWARSAAARLLLNAGVSANAMTVLGLLGTVAGAVGFAARGQLLIATAIVTAGSLCDALDGMMARLSGGGTRFGALLDSASDRIGDGVIFASLAFWPAGSGRPRAAAALCCLVAAYLVSYVRARAEGLGVSGEIGIAHRYLRLKIAGVGALLGGLGLIWALEVTLWVLTALSTITVAQRFVHAQRQFHTSHSMHEG; encoded by the coding sequence TTGAGGGCGGCCGAAGTGATCACCTGGGCCCGCTCCGCCGCCGCCCGGCTACTGCTCAATGCGGGTGTGTCGGCCAACGCGATGACGGTGCTCGGCCTGCTCGGCACGGTAGCCGGGGCGGTCGGCTTCGCCGCCCGCGGCCAGTTGCTCATCGCCACCGCCATCGTGACGGCCGGCTCGCTGTGCGACGCACTGGACGGGATGATGGCCCGCCTGAGCGGCGGCGGCACCCGATTCGGGGCACTACTCGACTCGGCGTCGGACCGGATCGGCGACGGTGTCATCTTTGCCTCACTGGCCTTCTGGCCGGCCGGTAGCGGAAGGCCCCGTGCCGCCGCCGCCCTGTGCTGCCTGGTCGCCGCCTACCTCGTCTCATACGTCCGGGCCCGAGCCGAGGGTCTCGGCGTGTCGGGAGAAATCGGGATCGCACACCGGTACCTAAGACTCAAGATCGCAGGAGTAGGCGCCCTGCTCGGCGGTCTGGGGCTGATCTGGGCCCTGGAGGTCACCCTCTGGGTGCTCACCGCGCTCTCCACGATCACTGTGGCGCAGCGTTTCGTCCATGCCCAACGGCAGTTCCACACATCGCATTCGATGCACGAAGGATGA
- a CDS encoding ankyrin repeat domain-containing protein, producing the protein MDRRGFLLAGLAVALTGCGPSGMKGFAVLNEQLLTAAAQGDVAKVREAIANGADIEARDPQRRTALLLAAAADHVEVARVLVAAGADPNALDFQHDTPWLVTGVTGGVAMLHALLPAKPDLTIRNRYGGVSLIPACERGHVDYVREVLKTGINVNHVNDLGWTGLLEAVILGDGSAPYQEIVGLLIAGGADVNLADKEGTTPLQHALDSGQSEIAVILRAAGAR; encoded by the coding sequence GTGGACCGCCGTGGTTTCCTGCTCGCCGGGCTCGCCGTGGCCCTCACCGGGTGCGGTCCCTCCGGCATGAAGGGATTTGCTGTGCTCAACGAACAGTTGCTGACCGCCGCCGCCCAAGGCGACGTGGCCAAGGTCCGCGAGGCGATCGCGAACGGGGCCGACATCGAGGCCCGGGACCCGCAGCGCCGTACCGCCCTGCTGCTCGCCGCGGCGGCCGACCATGTGGAGGTCGCCAGGGTCCTGGTGGCTGCGGGCGCGGATCCGAACGCGCTGGATTTTCAGCACGACACGCCCTGGCTGGTGACAGGGGTGACCGGCGGCGTGGCCATGCTTCATGCGCTGCTCCCGGCCAAGCCGGACCTGACCATCAGGAACCGGTACGGCGGGGTCTCGCTGATCCCGGCATGTGAGCGCGGTCATGTGGACTACGTGCGCGAGGTGCTCAAGACGGGTATCAACGTCAACCACGTCAACGACCTGGGCTGGACCGGACTGCTGGAGGCGGTCATTCTCGGCGACGGCTCCGCGCCGTACCAGGAGATCGTGGGTCTGCTCATCGCGGGAGGGGCCGACGTGAACCTGGCCGACAAGGAGGGCACGACCCCGCTCCAGCACGCACTCGACAGCGGTCAGAGTGAGATCGCCGTCATCCTCCGCGCCGCCGGAGCACGATAA
- a CDS encoding NAD(P)/FAD-dependent oxidoreductase, which produces MQTVDVLVVGAGLAGLRTARLLARRELNVMVVDRRRSLSTGIRTTGIFVRRTLDDFDLPDHLLGPGVRDVLLYPPSRRAPIRLTSDRDEYRVADMAAVYEHAHRAAESAGARVLLGVRYVDASMGFVRFAGAEPVTARFIVGADGARSRVARDLGLDVNRRFLVGAEIVHPVASGTTDPVFHCVLDPRVAPGYLGWVIDDGRHAHVGVAGYPDAMRTGIRHLLDAFAADAPGRVAPAGPIERRGGPIPVGGLLRRLACPAGLLVGDAAGAVSPLTAGGLDPCLRMSELAAAVTAGYLRTGDQRMLSRYDGDVLRTRFRGRLLLRRVFAGIRSPAAAEAAVTVLRGRAGRALAARILFG; this is translated from the coding sequence ATGCAGACAGTGGATGTACTGGTCGTGGGTGCGGGCCTGGCCGGCCTGCGCACAGCCCGTCTGCTCGCGCGACGGGAATTGAACGTGATGGTGGTCGACCGTCGTAGGTCGCTGTCGACGGGCATCCGCACGACAGGGATCTTCGTGCGCCGCACCCTCGATGACTTCGACCTGCCGGACCACCTGCTCGGGCCGGGTGTCCGGGATGTGCTGCTGTATCCGCCGTCGCGGCGGGCACCGATCCGGCTCACCAGCGACCGGGACGAGTACCGCGTGGCCGACATGGCGGCCGTCTACGAGCACGCGCACCGCGCGGCGGAGTCGGCCGGAGCACGGGTCCTCCTGGGCGTACGGTATGTCGACGCGTCGATGGGTTTTGTGCGGTTCGCGGGTGCGGAACCGGTGACGGCCCGGTTCATCGTCGGCGCGGACGGCGCCCGCTCCCGGGTGGCCCGTGATCTCGGTCTTGATGTCAACCGGCGCTTCCTCGTCGGTGCCGAGATCGTCCACCCGGTCGCGTCGGGCACGACCGACCCGGTGTTCCACTGTGTGCTGGACCCCCGGGTCGCTCCGGGGTATCTGGGATGGGTCATCGACGACGGCCGGCATGCGCATGTCGGCGTCGCGGGATATCCGGACGCGATGCGCACCGGCATTCGCCACCTGCTGGACGCCTTCGCCGCGGATGCGCCCGGCCGCGTGGCGCCGGCCGGGCCGATCGAGCGCCGAGGTGGTCCGATCCCGGTCGGCGGTCTGCTGCGACGGTTGGCGTGCCCCGCCGGACTGCTCGTCGGAGACGCGGCGGGCGCGGTGTCGCCGCTGACGGCCGGTGGGCTGGACCCCTGCTTACGCATGTCCGAACTGGCCGCGGCGGTCACCGCCGGGTACCTGCGTACCGGCGACCAGCGCATGCTGAGCCGGTACGACGGGGACGTGTTGCGGACCCGGTTCCGAGGCCGGCTGTTGCTGCGCCGCGTGTTCGCCGGCATCCGATCCCCCGCTGCGGCAGAGGCGGCGGTGACCGTGCTACGCGGTCGTGCCGGTCGTGCCCTGGCGGCGCGGATCCTGTTCGGCTGA
- a CDS encoding RidA family protein, which produces MPEIDVYRQVSIATGSKLVFIAGQVAWDADGVTVGEGDLAAQVEQCHLNIGTALAEVGGSFDDVAKLTVYVVDWTPDKMPLFLEGVTRAAAKLGVTPVPPGTLLGVAALDVPDHLVEVEATAILD; this is translated from the coding sequence TTGCCGGAAATCGATGTCTACCGGCAGGTGTCGATCGCGACCGGGTCGAAGCTGGTCTTCATCGCCGGGCAGGTCGCCTGGGATGCCGATGGGGTCACGGTCGGCGAAGGCGATCTCGCCGCTCAGGTCGAGCAGTGCCACCTCAACATCGGCACCGCCCTGGCCGAGGTCGGTGGTTCCTTCGACGACGTGGCGAAACTGACCGTCTACGTCGTCGACTGGACCCCCGACAAGATGCCCCTGTTCCTGGAGGGGGTCACTCGGGCGGCCGCGAAGCTGGGGGTCACCCCGGTGCCGCCGGGCACGCTGCTGGGCGTTGCGGCACTGGACGTCCCCGACCATCTGGTCGAGGTCGAAGCCACCGCGATCCTCGACTGA
- a CDS encoding winged helix-turn-helix transcriptional regulator, producing the protein MRNEIEGISHKMLTQNLRMLERNGLAERNVYPTVPPRVEYTLTEPGQALRETVHRMCDWTHQYLGHIEASRRRFDA; encoded by the coding sequence GTGCGGAATGAGATCGAGGGCATCAGCCACAAGATGCTCACCCAGAACCTGCGCATGCTGGAGCGCAACGGCCTGGCCGAGCGGAACGTGTACCCCACCGTGCCGCCGCGGGTCGAGTACACCCTCACCGAGCCGGGCCAAGCCCTACGAGAGACGGTCCACAGAATGTGCGACTGGACCCACCAGTACCTCGGTCACATCGAGGCCTCCCGCCGCCGCTTCGACGCCTGA
- a CDS encoding GbsR/MarR family transcriptional regulator, which yields MRDEEAVRQFVERLSRMLADWGFPPMAGRVLVTLSVAEEDTLSAPDLAERLDVSPAAISGAVRYLIQLGMVARDPVPGSRRDVYRLLHDSWWEVALTKVGLYKTLADMVDEGIEALGGPQTHAGQTMTELRDFYLFMHREIPMLHDKWRETH from the coding sequence ATGAGGGACGAGGAAGCGGTGCGCCAGTTCGTCGAGCGGCTCAGCCGGATGCTGGCCGACTGGGGCTTCCCGCCGATGGCGGGCCGGGTCCTGGTGACGCTGTCGGTCGCGGAAGAGGACACGCTGAGCGCCCCCGACCTGGCCGAACGCCTCGACGTCAGCCCGGCCGCCATCTCCGGCGCGGTCCGCTACCTCATCCAGCTGGGGATGGTCGCCCGGGATCCGGTGCCCGGATCCCGCCGCGACGTCTACCGGCTGCTCCACGACAGCTGGTGGGAGGTCGCGCTGACCAAGGTCGGCCTCTACAAGACCCTCGCCGACATGGTCGACGAGGGCATCGAGGCGCTCGGCGGACCGCAGACCCACGCCGGGCAGACCATGACCGAGCTCCGCGACTTCTACCTGTTCATGCACCGGGAGATCCCTATGCTGCATGACAAGTGGCGCGAGACGCACTAG
- a CDS encoding ABC transporter ATP-binding protein produces the protein MSGVTKRFGRTTALDGLNLEVRAGEVHGYLGPNGAGKSTTIRVLLGLLRADAGSSSMLGGDPWKDAVELHRRLAYVPGDVTLWPGLSGGEVIDLLGRLRGGLDPRRRAELIERFELDPRKKGRAYSKGNRQKVALVAALASDVELFLLDEPTSGLDPLMEAVFTECVGELRAQGRTILLSSHILAEVEKLCDRVSIIRDGRIVETGTLAELRHLTRTTITAELAGSPNGLHGVHDLRVDGNRVTFQVTTGELDAALRQLTSVGVRTLTSQPPTLEELFMRHYARVDG, from the coding sequence ATGTCCGGCGTGACCAAACGGTTCGGCCGGACGACCGCACTGGACGGCCTCAACCTTGAGGTCAGGGCCGGCGAGGTGCATGGCTACCTGGGCCCGAACGGCGCGGGAAAGTCCACCACCATCCGCGTCCTTCTCGGGCTGTTGCGCGCCGACGCGGGCAGCTCTTCCATGCTCGGCGGCGACCCGTGGAAGGACGCCGTCGAGCTGCACCGCCGCCTGGCCTATGTGCCCGGCGACGTCACCCTCTGGCCGGGACTGTCCGGCGGCGAGGTCATCGACCTGCTCGGCCGGCTGCGCGGCGGCCTGGACCCCCGGCGCAGGGCCGAGCTGATCGAGCGCTTCGAGCTGGACCCGCGCAAGAAAGGCCGCGCCTACTCCAAGGGCAACCGGCAGAAGGTCGCCCTGGTGGCCGCGCTGGCCTCCGACGTCGAGCTGTTCCTGCTCGACGAGCCGACCTCCGGGCTCGACCCGCTCATGGAGGCGGTCTTCACCGAGTGCGTCGGCGAACTACGCGCGCAGGGCCGTACGATCCTGCTGTCCAGCCACATCCTGGCCGAGGTCGAGAAGTTGTGCGACCGGGTGAGCATCATCCGCGACGGCCGCATAGTCGAGACCGGCACCCTCGCCGAGCTGCGCCACCTGACCAGGACCACCATCACCGCGGAGCTGGCCGGGTCGCCCAACGGCCTGCACGGCGTGCACGACCTTCGTGTCGACGGCAACCGGGTGACCTTCCAGGTGACGACCGGTGAGCTCGACGCGGCGTTGCGCCAGCTGACCAGCGTGGGCGTGCGCACGCTGACCAGCCAGCCGCCGACGCTGGAAGAGCTGTTCATGCGCCACTACGCCCGGGTGGACGGCTGA
- a CDS encoding ABC transporter permease, whose protein sequence is MTGTRALVRLILRRDRVILPIWVLLLAIMPVTQISAIGGLYSTDAELQSFAASMRATPAFFALYGPLLDWHVAALGVWRAGFVPVILGLAGLLTVIRHTRAEEESGRRELLGSTVLGRHAPLAAALIVVASANVIAGLIVAGSLAGTYPVAGALAAGLDYALVGIAFAAIGAVAAQLTESASGARVIGISALGLAFLLRMAGDTTDASWLSWLSPIAWGQKLRPFAGEEWWPLALFAAFIAVTCYAAYALAARRDIAAGLLPPRLGPAQAAPGLAGPLALAWRLHRGLLLAWCAGFAVFGAVIGSAADAASSALRQNAQIMEMLNRLGGGTDPADLFIAALISIFGIAVSGYAIQAALRLRTEESLARAEPLLATAVSRVGWAAGHMLFAVLGPAAVLAVTGLAVGLSYGAASGDMAAHLPATLGAALAQLPAVWIFSGLALALFGLLPRLVAAAWAVLALFLLFGQVGALLELPQVLLDLSPFSHLPTLPGGEVSATPLAAMTAIAAALAIAGLYGFRRRDVG, encoded by the coding sequence ATGACGGGCACGCGAGCGCTGGTCCGGCTGATTCTGCGCCGCGACCGCGTGATCCTGCCGATCTGGGTGCTCCTTCTGGCGATCATGCCCGTCACCCAGATCTCCGCCATCGGCGGGCTCTATTCCACCGACGCCGAGTTGCAGTCGTTCGCCGCTTCCATGCGTGCCACTCCGGCCTTCTTCGCCCTGTACGGCCCGCTGCTGGACTGGCACGTGGCGGCACTGGGCGTGTGGCGTGCCGGATTCGTTCCGGTGATCCTCGGCCTGGCCGGCCTGCTCACGGTGATCCGGCACACCCGGGCAGAAGAGGAGAGCGGACGCCGCGAGCTGCTGGGCTCCACCGTGCTCGGCCGCCACGCCCCGCTGGCCGCCGCCCTCATCGTCGTCGCGTCGGCCAACGTGATCGCCGGGCTGATCGTGGCCGGCTCCCTCGCCGGGACGTATCCGGTGGCCGGCGCACTGGCGGCCGGGCTCGACTACGCCCTGGTCGGCATCGCCTTCGCCGCGATCGGCGCGGTGGCCGCCCAGCTCACCGAGAGCGCCTCCGGGGCTCGGGTGATCGGCATCTCCGCTCTCGGGCTGGCGTTCCTGCTGCGGATGGCCGGTGACACCACCGACGCCTCCTGGCTGTCGTGGTTGTCGCCGATCGCCTGGGGGCAGAAGCTGCGCCCCTTCGCCGGCGAGGAGTGGTGGCCGCTGGCCCTGTTCGCCGCCTTCATCGCGGTGACCTGCTACGCCGCCTACGCGCTGGCCGCCCGGCGCGACATCGCGGCCGGTCTGCTGCCGCCCCGGCTGGGTCCCGCGCAGGCCGCGCCCGGCCTGGCCGGTCCGCTCGCACTGGCCTGGCGCCTGCACCGGGGGCTGCTGCTGGCCTGGTGCGCGGGCTTCGCCGTCTTCGGCGCGGTGATCGGCAGCGCCGCCGACGCCGCCTCCTCCGCGTTGCGGCAAAACGCCCAGATCATGGAGATGCTCAACCGGCTCGGCGGCGGAACCGACCCGGCCGACCTGTTCATCGCCGCGCTGATCAGCATCTTCGGCATCGCCGTGTCCGGCTACGCCATCCAGGCCGCGCTGCGGCTGCGCACCGAGGAGAGCCTCGCCCGCGCCGAGCCGCTGCTGGCCACCGCGGTCAGCCGCGTCGGCTGGGCGGCCGGCCACATGCTGTTCGCCGTGCTCGGCCCGGCGGCGGTCCTCGCCGTGACCGGCCTGGCCGTCGGTCTGTCGTACGGCGCAGCCTCAGGAGACATGGCCGCCCACCTGCCTGCCACGCTGGGCGCGGCTCTCGCTCAGCTCCCCGCGGTATGGATCTTCTCCGGTCTGGCCCTCGCCCTGTTCGGCCTGCTGCCCCGCCTGGTCGCCGCGGCATGGGCGGTCCTGGCGCTGTTCCTGCTCTTCGGCCAGGTGGGCGCGCTACTGGAGCTGCCCCAGGTGCTGCTGGACCTGTCACCCTTCAGCCACCTGCCCACACTGCCGGGCGGTGAGGTCTCGGCGACCCCGCTGGCGGCCATGACCGCGATCGCCGCGGCGCTGGCCATCGCCGGCCTGTACGGCTTCCGCCGCCGCGACGTCGGCTAG
- a CDS encoding GNAT family N-acetyltransferase: MRNTWITRAETGADIPAVREINLAAFPTAEEADLVDALRADPAAWIEGLSLVTADESGDLVGHALLTRCHIGDTPALCLAPCAVRPERQNSGAGSATVRAALKAAADMGEHYVVVLGHPAYYPRFGFTRASAHGIGLTIDVPDEALMARALDTGRCRPLPGGIVRYAAPFGI; this comes from the coding sequence ATGCGCAACACCTGGATCACGCGCGCCGAGACCGGCGCCGACATCCCCGCCGTCCGTGAGATCAACCTTGCCGCCTTTCCCACCGCGGAGGAGGCCGACCTCGTCGACGCACTGCGCGCCGACCCGGCCGCGTGGATCGAGGGACTGTCCCTCGTCACCGCGGACGAGAGCGGCGATCTCGTCGGCCACGCACTGCTGACCCGCTGTCACATCGGCGACACCCCGGCCCTGTGCCTGGCCCCGTGCGCCGTCCGGCCCGAGCGGCAAAACAGCGGCGCCGGTTCTGCGACCGTCCGTGCCGCCCTGAAGGCGGCCGCGGACATGGGCGAGCACTACGTCGTCGTCCTGGGGCACCCGGCCTACTACCCCCGGTTCGGCTTCACCCGTGCCTCCGCCCATGGCATCGGCCTGACCATCGACGTCCCGGACGAGGCCCTGATGGCCCGCGCTCTCGACACCGGCCGCTGCCGCCCACTGCCCGGCGGAATCGTCCGCTACGCCGCGCCGTTCGGCATCTGA
- a CDS encoding TetR/AcrR family transcriptional regulator: MKSKRTEAELKDAARRLLTRKSYAEIKIIDITAEAGKAVGSFYRYFEDKDTLLASLAGDFQTALRSHVVDHLGHEHTLSTTDDIRRHVGAYWATYREHLPEIVGIFQASMSSGTFRHIHDELRQRHVENWTRHIRETDTPAARSEESARLAALAISCMLESFCYHRLAENPGGDDDEAIETLTQLIARGLLG; this comes from the coding sequence GTGAAGTCCAAGCGTACCGAGGCAGAGCTCAAGGACGCCGCGCGGCGGCTGTTGACCCGCAAGAGCTATGCCGAAATCAAGATCATCGATATCACCGCGGAGGCGGGGAAGGCAGTGGGCTCGTTCTACCGCTATTTCGAGGACAAGGACACCCTGCTCGCCTCGCTGGCCGGGGACTTCCAAACGGCGCTGCGCTCCCACGTCGTCGATCACCTCGGTCACGAGCACACGCTCTCCACGACCGACGACATCCGCCGCCACGTCGGCGCGTACTGGGCCACCTACCGCGAACACCTGCCGGAGATCGTCGGTATCTTCCAGGCGTCCATGTCCAGCGGAACCTTCCGCCACATCCACGACGAACTACGCCAGCGCCACGTGGAGAACTGGACGCGGCACATCCGCGAGACCGACACCCCGGCGGCCAGGAGCGAGGAGAGCGCCCGGCTGGCGGCGCTCGCAATATCCTGCATGCTGGAGTCCTTCTGCTACCACCGCCTCGCGGAGAACCCGGGAGGCGACGACGACGAGGCCATCGAAACCCTGACCCAGCTGATCGCCAGGGGGTTGCTGGGGTGA